One Thermodesulfobacteriota bacterium DNA window includes the following coding sequences:
- the pyrH gene encoding UMP kinase produces MNSPKTKSEPKYRRILLKLSGEALQGPEGYGISSKSLDAISDEIVEVHGLGVEIAIVIGGGNIFRGVSGAETGIDRSTGDYMGMLATVINALALQDLLEKRQLNTRVQSALEIRQVAEPYIRRRAIRHLEKGRVVIFAAGTGNPFFTTDTAATLRALEIGADLILKATKVDGVYDKDPLKHKDAVKFKELSYMDVIQKELKIMDATAMSLCMQGNIPILVFNLFERGNIKKAVMGMDIGTKVRSEKNE; encoded by the coding sequence ATGAATTCTCCGAAAACAAAATCCGAACCCAAATACCGCCGGATTCTGCTGAAGCTGAGCGGTGAGGCCCTTCAGGGACCCGAAGGGTACGGAATCAGCTCGAAGTCGCTCGATGCTATCTCGGACGAGATAGTAGAAGTTCACGGCCTCGGCGTAGAGATCGCCATCGTCATCGGGGGCGGGAATATATTCAGGGGCGTATCCGGAGCGGAAACCGGCATAGACAGGTCGACCGGAGACTATATGGGGATGCTGGCCACGGTCATAAACGCACTCGCGCTGCAGGACCTGCTCGAAAAGAGACAATTGAATACAAGGGTGCAGTCGGCGCTCGAGATAAGGCAGGTGGCGGAGCCCTATATACGAAGGAGGGCCATCAGGCACCTCGAGAAAGGAAGGGTAGTCATATTCGCCGCGGGCACCGGGAACCCCTTCTTCACGACCGACACGGCAGCGACGCTGAGGGCGCTGGAGATAGGAGCAGACCTCATTCTGAAAGCGACCAAGGTCGACGGGGTCTACGACAAGGACCCGCTCAAGCACAAGGACGCTGTCAAGTTCAAAGAGCTCAGCTATATGGACGTTATTCAGAAAGAGCTCAAGATCATGGATGCGACAGCCATGTCGCTGTGCATGCAGGGCAATATACCCATTCTCGTTTTCAATCTGTTCGAGCGGGGCAACATAAAGAAAGCCGTGATGGGTATGGATATCGGCACGAAAGTCAGGAGCGAGAAAAATGAGTGA
- the frr gene encoding ribosome recycling factor → MGEIIRETEDRMNKSLHVFDSELSKIRTGRASTSLVEHISVDYYGTQTPINQLATISTPEARTILIQPWDINAISGIEKAIMKSELGVNPANDGKVIRIAIPVLTEERRKDLVKHVHKLAEEYRVAVRQIRKDMNNKLKEAEKEKHVPEDAQKKNLNKIQEITDKSIQKINERLEKKEKEILEV, encoded by the coding sequence ATCGGGGAGATCATCAGAGAAACCGAAGACAGGATGAACAAGTCTTTACACGTATTCGATTCGGAGCTCTCCAAAATAAGGACCGGAAGGGCCTCGACATCGCTGGTCGAGCACATATCGGTTGATTATTACGGCACGCAGACGCCGATAAACCAGCTGGCCACCATATCTACGCCCGAAGCCAGGACTATTCTTATCCAGCCCTGGGATATCAACGCAATCTCCGGCATCGAAAAAGCTATAATGAAATCCGAGCTCGGCGTGAACCCGGCAAACGACGGGAAGGTGATAAGGATTGCCATACCCGTGCTGACCGAGGAGCGGAGGAAGGACCTCGTAAAGCATGTACACAAGCTCGCCGAGGAATACAGGGTCGCGGTGAGGCAGATCAGAAAAGATATGAATAACAAGCTCAAGGAAGCCGAAAAGGAAAAACACGTGCCGGAAGACGCGCAGAAAAAAAATCTCAATAAGATACAAGAGATTACAGACAAATCCATCCAGAAAATCAACGAGCGGCTCGAGAAGAAGGAAAAGGAAATCCTCGAGGTCTAG
- a CDS encoding PAS domain S-box protein: MDKKHTQSIIAGLSEKSFSDLERILSSREIQAERARNAEDFLGHLREKTYDAAVLDTTYIECSIPEIITRVKSISQNTEIIMITEPGLDGGPASSNPLDSLVYGYLETPANIKYVATLALKALEKQKLVRSSAAQKKSGQKSVIETAKSGDESAQNLLLSTSVNSLNSAVTITDMNRSVIYINNAHTRTFGYKPGELIGKKSDILYPLDDPSGVSSKIYEALVMVGWEGERLALRKNGDAFPVYEKTSAIKDKDGHQIGIVSVTDDITARKRLQQALKESEERYRSFVETAKSAIIAVDGEGKIILFNPAAEKIFGYPKEEIVNKDFRRLFPERYKDVIRADLGKGGSGGFTNLKQSTSEITGLNKSGDEFPAEISLSACRVEGRPILTAIIFDITERKNLQEQLLQSAKLAALGELISGVTHEVNNPLAVVIGYSEMLLSEPDLGSESREAIKAVHAEAERAKKVIQNMLSFARKHNPEKEVIQVNDVLEKTLGLTDYELRKHAVTVVKDLDPDLPETVGDPNQLQQVFLNLIINSQQAMSEVNDARQLTIRSRLKENEGAGNGTRNVIEIAFEDNGPGISAASINKIFDPFYTTKPKGKGTGLGLSVSFGIIKEHGGEIFVRPNEGKGVTFFVELPA; this comes from the coding sequence ATGGATAAAAAACACACGCAGAGCATAATCGCGGGGTTGAGCGAGAAATCGTTTTCCGATCTCGAGCGTATCCTGAGCAGCCGTGAAATTCAGGCGGAGAGGGCCCGGAACGCGGAGGATTTCCTCGGGCACCTGAGAGAGAAGACATACGATGCGGCCGTCCTCGACACAACGTATATCGAATGCTCGATCCCCGAAATAATAACGCGCGTAAAATCGATTTCTCAGAATACTGAAATAATAATGATCACCGAGCCGGGACTCGACGGCGGGCCGGCTTCGTCGAACCCGCTCGACAGCCTCGTGTACGGATATCTGGAAACACCCGCGAACATCAAATACGTCGCGACACTCGCCTTGAAAGCCCTCGAAAAACAGAAGCTCGTGAGATCATCGGCGGCGCAGAAAAAATCCGGGCAGAAAAGCGTCATAGAGACCGCGAAAAGCGGCGACGAGTCCGCACAGAACCTCCTCCTTTCCACTTCGGTCAACAGTCTTAACTCCGCCGTTACGATCACCGACATGAACCGCAGCGTCATCTACATCAACAACGCCCACACGAGGACGTTTGGGTACAAGCCCGGGGAGCTAATAGGGAAGAAGAGCGATATCCTGTACCCGCTCGACGACCCCTCCGGCGTGAGCAGCAAGATTTACGAGGCCCTGGTCATGGTCGGCTGGGAGGGTGAAAGGCTCGCGCTCAGAAAGAACGGGGACGCGTTCCCCGTTTACGAAAAGACTTCCGCAATAAAGGACAAGGACGGTCACCAGATAGGCATCGTGTCGGTGACAGACGACATTACGGCGAGAAAAAGGCTCCAGCAGGCGCTCAAAGAATCGGAGGAGCGCTACAGGAGCTTCGTGGAGACAGCCAAGAGCGCAATTATCGCGGTCGACGGAGAGGGAAAGATAATCCTCTTCAATCCAGCCGCGGAGAAAATATTCGGATATCCCAAAGAGGAGATTGTTAACAAGGACTTCAGGCGTCTCTTCCCGGAGCGGTACAAGGATGTAATACGGGCCGATCTCGGCAAGGGCGGAAGCGGCGGGTTCACGAACCTCAAACAATCCACGTCCGAGATTACGGGCCTAAATAAAAGCGGCGATGAGTTTCCGGCCGAGATCTCTCTGTCGGCGTGCAGGGTCGAAGGGAGACCGATCCTGACTGCGATCATATTCGATATTACGGAGAGGAAAAATTTACAGGAGCAGTTACTCCAGTCAGCGAAGCTCGCTGCGCTCGGCGAGCTGATATCGGGCGTGACCCACGAGGTGAACAACCCGCTTGCGGTCGTGATCGGATACTCCGAAATGCTCCTCTCGGAGCCCGACCTCGGCAGCGAATCGAGGGAAGCCATCAAAGCCGTACACGCCGAGGCGGAAAGGGCCAAGAAAGTGATACAGAATATGCTTTCCTTCGCCCGGAAGCACAATCCCGAAAAAGAGGTCATACAGGTAAACGACGTTCTGGAGAAGACGCTCGGCCTTACGGACTATGAACTTAGAAAACACGCCGTGACGGTGGTAAAGGACCTCGACCCGGACCTCCCCGAAACGGTCGGCGACCCGAACCAGCTTCAGCAGGTGTTCCTCAACCTTATAATTAATTCACAGCAGGCCATGTCGGAGGTAAACGATGCGAGACAGCTCACGATAAGGAGCAGGCTCAAGGAAAACGAGGGCGCCGGGAACGGCACGAGGAACGTCATAGAGATCGCATTCGAGGACAACGGCCCCGGAATATCGGCCGCGAGCATCAATAAGATCTTCGACCCTTTCTATACGACAAAACCGAAGGGCAAAGGCACGGGCCTCGGGCTCTCGGTGTCTTTCGGCATAATTAAAGAGCACGGCGGGGAAATCTTCGTCAGGCCGAACGAGGGGAAAGGGGTCACGTTCTTCGTCGAGCTGCCGGCCTGA
- the serS gene encoding serine--tRNA ligase, with translation MIDSKYVEENLEKVAARLKDRGFDFDSARFGALDQERRNVIKKVEELEHQRNVGSKRVAELKREGDQGAANKLQAELKALSDRIKELGAERTKADNGLRDFLLGVPNLPHESVPVGRDSSDNREVRRWGEPRVFGFEPRDHVEIGKVLDIIDLDRAAKITGARFALYKGLGARLERALINFMLDIHTKEHGYKEVLPPFMANSDSFIGTGNLPKFAADLFKVEGTDYYLVPTAEVPVTNIHRDEILDGDLLPVKYVAYTPCFRSEAGSYGKDVRGIIRQHQFNKVELVKFAEPGSSYDELESLTANACRILELLGLPYRVVVLCTGDTGFSSAKTYDIEVWVPSENTYREISSCSNFEDFQARRASIRYRQAGGGKPRLVHTLNGSGLAVGRTVIAILENFQDEDGSVTIPRELIPYMGGVERITP, from the coding sequence ATGATCGATTCCAAATACGTAGAAGAAAATCTCGAAAAAGTAGCGGCCAGGCTGAAAGACCGCGGCTTCGATTTCGATTCCGCGAGATTCGGGGCTCTCGATCAGGAACGGCGGAATGTAATAAAAAAAGTAGAGGAGCTCGAGCATCAAAGGAACGTGGGCTCGAAGAGGGTGGCGGAGCTGAAGCGTGAGGGGGATCAGGGTGCGGCGAACAAGCTCCAGGCGGAGCTCAAAGCGCTCTCGGACAGGATAAAGGAGCTCGGAGCCGAGAGGACGAAGGCGGATAACGGTCTCAGGGACTTCCTCCTAGGCGTACCTAACTTGCCCCACGAATCGGTGCCTGTAGGCAGGGACTCGTCCGATAACAGGGAAGTGAGAAGGTGGGGGGAACCCAGGGTATTCGGCTTTGAGCCCAGGGACCATGTGGAGATCGGCAAGGTTCTCGATATAATCGACCTCGACAGGGCGGCAAAGATCACGGGCGCCCGGTTCGCGCTTTATAAGGGCCTGGGGGCGAGGCTCGAAAGGGCTCTAATAAATTTCATGCTCGATATACATACGAAGGAGCACGGATATAAAGAAGTGCTCCCGCCTTTCATGGCGAACAGCGACAGCTTCATCGGCACCGGGAACCTCCCCAAGTTCGCAGCCGACCTCTTCAAGGTCGAAGGTACGGATTATTACCTCGTGCCTACCGCCGAAGTCCCCGTGACCAACATACACAGGGACGAGATACTGGACGGGGACCTGCTGCCTGTAAAATACGTCGCCTATACTCCGTGCTTCAGGAGCGAGGCGGGCTCATACGGAAAGGACGTAAGGGGCATAATCAGGCAGCACCAGTTCAACAAGGTCGAGCTCGTGAAGTTCGCTGAACCCGGGAGCTCATACGACGAGCTCGAGTCTCTCACAGCGAACGCGTGCCGCATACTCGAGCTCCTCGGGCTGCCTTACCGCGTGGTCGTGCTCTGCACGGGGGACACGGGGTTCTCTTCTGCGAAGACTTACGACATCGAGGTATGGGTGCCGAGCGAGAACACGTACAGGGAGATTTCCTCATGCAGCAACTTCGAGGACTTTCAGGCGAGGAGGGCGTCCATCAGGTACCGTCAGGCGGGAGGGGGCAAACCGAGACTCGTACATACCTTAAACGGCTCAGGCCTTGCGGTCGGAAGGACGGTCATCGCCATACTCGAGAATTTCCAGGATGAGGACGGCTCCGTGACGATACCGAGAGAGCTCATACCATACATGGGCGGCGTCGAGAGAATTACTCCCTAA
- a CDS encoding archease, with amino-acid sequence MSFEVFEHTADIGVRVSGGDMAELLKNAALALMSLITVPESVRPAEEAVFEAEAETGEELLIKMLSEILYLHKVRKMVFCEADIKLADGYRLKAKLKGEKIDPGRHELQLDIKAATYHNLKIQRVNDRFMAEIIFDI; translated from the coding sequence ATGAGCTTTGAAGTTTTCGAGCATACGGCCGATATCGGGGTCCGGGTCTCCGGAGGGGATATGGCGGAACTATTAAAGAATGCCGCTCTCGCCCTCATGTCTCTCATTACTGTGCCGGAGTCGGTAAGACCCGCCGAGGAGGCGGTGTTTGAGGCGGAGGCGGAGACCGGGGAGGAGCTTCTTATAAAAATGCTGAGCGAGATACTTTATCTCCACAAGGTCCGGAAGATGGTTTTCTGCGAAGCGGATATTAAGCTTGCGGACGGTTACAGGCTGAAAGCGAAGCTCAAGGGAGAGAAGATCGACCCCGGAAGGCACGAGCTCCAGCTCGACATCAAAGCGGCCACCTATCACAATTTGAAAATACAAAGAGTGAATGATAGATTTATGGCCGAAATAATATTCGATATTTAG
- a CDS encoding metal-dependent hydrolase — protein MAKLNKGFELTYMGHSTFTLKTPGGKSILMDPWVANNPACPEGLKKVTKLDIMAVTHAHFDHIGDGAAIGRELQPKVVGIYETCAWLNSKGVERIMPMNKGGTQEVDGIKFTMVHADHSCGIQDEDGSIIYGGEAVGYIIELENGFRIYNAGDTAVFGDMKLIAEIYKPDLAMLPIGDLFTMSPVEASYACRFLSAKYVVPMHHGTFPALTGTPAMLKELTKDIKGMEIIAPKPGETVS, from the coding sequence ATGGCAAAGCTCAACAAAGGCTTCGAACTTACGTACATGGGTCACTCGACATTCACGCTTAAGACCCCTGGGGGGAAGTCGATACTCATGGACCCGTGGGTGGCGAACAACCCCGCCTGCCCGGAGGGGCTCAAGAAAGTGACTAAACTCGACATCATGGCCGTAACGCATGCCCATTTCGATCATATAGGCGACGGGGCCGCAATAGGAAGGGAGCTTCAGCCGAAGGTAGTGGGAATATACGAGACCTGCGCGTGGCTCAATTCCAAGGGCGTGGAAAGAATAATGCCCATGAACAAAGGCGGCACCCAGGAAGTCGACGGTATCAAATTCACGATGGTTCACGCAGACCACAGCTGCGGCATTCAGGACGAGGACGGCTCCATAATCTACGGCGGCGAAGCTGTCGGATACATAATAGAGCTCGAAAACGGGTTCAGGATATATAACGCGGGTGACACGGCCGTGTTCGGCGACATGAAGCTGATCGCGGAGATATACAAGCCGGACCTGGCGATGCTCCCCATAGGGGATCTTTTCACGATGTCTCCGGTCGAAGCCTCCTATGCGTGCAGGTTCTTATCCGCCAAATACGTCGTGCCGATGCACCACGGGACGTTCCCGGCGCTTACAGGCACGCCCGCCATGCTTAAAGAGCTCACTAAAGACATAAAGGGTATGGAGATCATCGCCCCGAAGCCGGGAGAGACGGTAAGTTAG
- a CDS encoding PQQ-dependent sugar dehydrogenase has product MRRLHRIILLGFFIPVLIASCDSAGTGDDDGGGGGGGGGRDATFVLADAFPGVTFESPVDLQNAGDGTGRLFVVEQRGVIMAVTPLSAASAAEFPEENGTRQEEVNVFLDIRNRVLFDEGERGLLGLAFHPDFESNGFFYVNYNADSPNRTVISRFSVREDDPGSADPDSELIILEFNQPSANHKGGQLAFGPEDGFLYIAVGDGGAGGEPAQDLTSLLGSILRIDVDNPSDGKNYGIPPGNPFAGNGSGFREEIFAYGFRNPWRFGFDESNGRLFVGDVGQDSREEIDVVENGKNYGWDIMEGSLCFNPPLGCDTSGLELPIHEYGRDEGGTIIGGPVYRGGIPELFGKLIYGDFLSGTIWALVYNGTSVTENREIVDTDDFTLSAFGRDEEGEIYACSLDGIIYRLVKE; this is encoded by the coding sequence ATGCGCAGATTACATCGAATTATTCTCCTGGGTTTTTTCATTCCGGTGCTCATCGCATCGTGCGATTCGGCGGGCACGGGAGACGATGACGGGGGAGGAGGAGGCGGTGGCGGCGGCAGGGACGCGACGTTCGTTCTCGCAGATGCGTTCCCGGGCGTGACGTTCGAGAGCCCCGTCGATCTCCAGAACGCGGGCGACGGGACAGGACGGCTGTTCGTCGTCGAGCAGAGGGGGGTCATAATGGCTGTTACTCCGCTGTCAGCAGCATCTGCTGCCGAATTTCCCGAGGAGAACGGCACGAGGCAGGAAGAGGTCAATGTCTTCCTCGACATACGGAACAGGGTCTTGTTCGACGAAGGGGAAAGGGGTCTCCTGGGTCTGGCCTTCCACCCCGACTTTGAAAGCAACGGATTCTTCTACGTAAACTACAACGCAGACAGCCCGAACAGGACCGTAATATCCCGATTCAGCGTGAGGGAGGACGATCCCGGAAGCGCCGATCCCGACAGCGAGCTGATAATACTCGAATTCAATCAGCCTTCCGCAAACCATAAGGGGGGGCAGCTCGCTTTCGGGCCTGAGGACGGGTTTCTCTACATAGCTGTCGGGGACGGCGGCGCCGGGGGGGAGCCGGCGCAGGACCTGACCAGCCTTCTGGGCTCCATTCTCCGTATAGACGTCGACAACCCCAGTGACGGAAAGAATTACGGCATACCGCCCGGAAACCCGTTCGCGGGAAACGGCTCCGGGTTTAGGGAAGAGATTTTCGCCTATGGTTTCCGCAATCCCTGGAGGTTCGGTTTCGACGAATCGAACGGCAGGCTCTTTGTAGGGGACGTGGGACAGGACAGCCGCGAGGAAATCGACGTGGTCGAGAACGGAAAGAATTACGGTTGGGATATTATGGAAGGGAGTCTCTGTTTCAACCCCCCGTTGGGCTGCGATACGTCCGGGCTCGAGCTTCCGATCCACGAATACGGAAGGGACGAGGGCGGCACGATAATAGGGGGGCCGGTTTACAGGGGCGGCATACCCGAGCTCTTCGGGAAGCTGATATACGGCGACTTCCTCTCGGGCACAATCTGGGCCCTCGTATATAACGGCACGAGCGTAACCGAGAACAGGGAGATAGTCGATACCGATGATTTCACGCTATCCGCATTCGGGCGCGACGAGGAGGGGGAGATATACGCCTGCTCACTCGACGGGATAATTTACAGGCTCGTCAAGGAATGA
- the ffh gene encoding signal recognition particle protein: MFEGISEKLNSTLKRVRGYGKLSESNVQDALREVRLSLLEADVNFKVVREFVESVKSRSLGQEVMGSLSPGQQFVKIVHEELIKVLGDESSELDLKSSPPVAIMLVGLQGSGKTTSASKLAKYLKETLKRNPYLVPADVYRPAAIDQLKVLAKQVGAGIYDTKPGEEPLEICKNALGEAKLGGYDTLIIDTAGRLHIDEELMDELKTIKQELNPHQVLLVADAMTGQDAVNVSSSFNEALDIDGVVLTKMDGDARGGAALSIKSVTGKPIKFFGTGEKLEALEVFHPDRIASRILGMGDVLTLIEKAQAAFEDKQAEEMARKLLKKQFSLADFRDAMLAMRKLGSLDSMTQMIPGMKQIANNPRALDMAEKEIKKTIAIVNSMTESERSDHTLLNSSRRKRIALGSGTKVEDINRMIKNYMQMKNMMKNMGKMGKIAKRMMKFT; encoded by the coding sequence ATGTTTGAAGGAATATCTGAAAAATTAAATTCCACTCTTAAGCGGGTAAGGGGCTACGGGAAGCTGAGCGAGAGTAATGTTCAGGACGCTCTCCGGGAGGTGCGTCTCAGCCTCCTCGAAGCCGATGTGAATTTCAAGGTGGTAAGGGAATTCGTCGAGTCCGTCAAGAGCCGCTCCTTGGGCCAGGAAGTGATGGGGAGCCTTTCGCCGGGCCAGCAGTTCGTAAAGATCGTGCACGAGGAGCTTATAAAAGTTCTCGGCGATGAGAGCTCGGAGCTCGATCTCAAGTCATCGCCCCCCGTCGCGATAATGCTCGTGGGGCTTCAGGGGTCGGGAAAAACCACCTCCGCTTCGAAGCTCGCCAAGTACCTCAAGGAAACGCTGAAAAGGAACCCCTATCTCGTACCCGCAGACGTTTACAGGCCTGCGGCCATAGACCAGCTGAAGGTGCTCGCAAAGCAGGTAGGAGCGGGCATATACGATACGAAACCGGGCGAGGAGCCTTTGGAAATTTGCAAAAACGCACTGGGGGAAGCCAAGCTCGGAGGCTACGATACATTAATAATCGACACGGCGGGCAGGCTCCACATCGACGAAGAGCTCATGGATGAGCTCAAGACAATAAAACAAGAGCTTAACCCGCACCAGGTGCTCCTCGTCGCCGACGCGATGACGGGGCAGGATGCGGTGAACGTTTCATCGAGCTTCAACGAGGCGCTCGACATCGACGGCGTCGTGCTCACGAAGATGGACGGTGACGCCAGGGGCGGCGCCGCGCTCTCGATAAAGTCGGTAACCGGAAAGCCCATCAAGTTCTTCGGCACGGGCGAGAAGCTGGAAGCGCTCGAGGTATTCCATCCGGACAGGATAGCGTCGCGCATACTGGGGATGGGTGACGTCCTTACTCTTATAGAAAAAGCCCAGGCTGCATTCGAAGACAAGCAAGCCGAAGAAATGGCGAGAAAGCTGCTGAAAAAACAGTTTTCCCTGGCCGATTTCAGGGACGCCATGCTCGCGATGCGAAAGCTCGGCTCTCTCGACAGCATGACTCAGATGATCCCGGGCATGAAACAGATCGCGAATAACCCACGCGCACTGGACATGGCCGAAAAAGAGATAAAAAAAACGATCGCGATAGTAAACTCGATGACCGAATCGGAAAGGTCCGATCATACCCTTTTAAACAGCAGCAGGCGGAAGAGGATCGCGCTCGGGAGCGGAACCAAGGTCGAAGATATTAACCGGATGATAAAGAATTATATGCAGATGAAAAATATGATGAAGAATATGGGGAAAATGGGCAAAATTGCAAAAAGAATGATGAAATTTACGTAG
- the rpsP gene encoding 30S ribosomal protein S16, with protein sequence MVKIRLMRIGSKKNPFYRIVATDSRSPRDGKFLEILGHYDPRKKPHHVEINTDRVRDWISKGAKPTVRVEKLISELN encoded by the coding sequence TTGGTTAAGATCAGGCTTATGAGGATCGGGTCGAAGAAAAACCCTTTCTACAGGATCGTGGCGACGGATTCGCGCTCACCTCGTGATGGTAAATTCCTTGAGATACTGGGTCATTACGATCCGCGAAAGAAACCCCATCATGTAGAGATAAACACGGACAGGGTCAGAGACTGGATAAGTAAAGGGGCGAAGCCGACCGTGAGGGTAGAAAAACTAATATCTGAGCTGAACTAG
- a CDS encoding KH domain-containing protein — protein sequence MEKLNELVAFIAKSLVDSPERVEVREVAGEQTAVLELKVAPEDLGKIIGKQGKTAKAIRTILGAAAAKMKKRAVLEILE from the coding sequence ATGGAGAAGCTTAATGAGCTTGTGGCTTTCATTGCGAAATCTCTGGTTGATAGTCCTGAAAGGGTTGAGGTTCGTGAAGTAGCCGGGGAACAGACAGCTGTTCTCGAATTGAAGGTGGCGCCTGAAGATCTCGGGAAAATTATAGGGAAACAGGGCAAGACAGCTAAAGCTATAAGGACGATCCTCGGCGCCGCCGCTGCCAAAATGAAAAAAAGGGCGGTACTGGAAATCCTGGAATAA
- the rimM gene encoding ribosome maturation factor RimM (Essential for efficient processing of 16S rRNA), producing MGLILYGKITKAHGLSGRLKLLPFSRQIESLNSIERIFIETAGGEEPAGFGLKDWRFDKGSAIIRLEGIDTIDDAEKLAGRSVYIDRSELPGLEEGEFYWFELIGLETYTEDGRYVGRVENLIDRALQSVLVVKDGRKEALIPLSEPIIKEINLKESKIIISPVEGLLAGE from the coding sequence ATGGGGCTTATCTTATATGGCAAGATTACCAAAGCTCACGGTTTATCAGGGCGATTAAAGCTCTTGCCGTTCAGCCGTCAGATCGAAAGTCTCAATTCGATTGAGAGAATCTTCATAGAGACCGCCGGGGGTGAGGAGCCGGCCGGGTTCGGGCTCAAGGACTGGAGGTTCGACAAAGGCTCCGCGATCATCAGGCTCGAGGGTATAGACACGATCGATGATGCGGAGAAGCTTGCGGGGCGGAGCGTATACATCGACAGGTCGGAGCTGCCGGGGCTCGAGGAAGGCGAGTTCTACTGGTTCGAGCTCATAGGGCTCGAAACCTATACCGAAGACGGACGATATGTGGGAAGGGTCGAGAATTTGATAGACAGGGCCCTCCAGAGCGTCCTCGTCGTCAAAGACGGCCGGAAAGAAGCGCTCATACCGCTTTCTGAACCCATAATCAAGGAAATAAACCTGAAGGAATCGAAAATAATAATCTCCCCTGTAGAAGGATTACTCGCGGGGGAGTGA
- the trmD gene encoding tRNA (guanosine(37)-N1)-methyltransferase TrmD — MKFDILTIFPEFFESPFSLGLFQKARERNIVELNAHDIRDYTEDKHRTVDDAPYGGGGGMLMKPGPIGRAIERIKNADSNSLVIMTTPGGEIFSDETARELSGYDQLVIVCGRYEGIDERVRELYVDREISIGDYVLSGGEHAAAVIVDSVSRFIPGFLGNVQSPESDSFKEWLLEYPQYTRPEDYMGRKVPDVLLSGNHQEIGEWRRKESIKRTYLGRPELLDRARLTLHDISTINDLKKTERPNFKAYIALVHYPVYNNRLAIITTAFTNLDVHDISRAGKTYGIEKFYLVQPNSEQQKLVERVIRHWTEGEGPGLNRSRTEALEFVAVMDTLADAVKDIEKVEGRMPKLVVTDARPRDNMIGYGELREIMTESNDPFLLIFGTGWGLSEEIMEAADYTLKPVSGYTGYNHLSVRSAAAIILDRLFSCTI, encoded by the coding sequence ATGAAATTCGACATTCTTACAATATTCCCGGAATTCTTCGAATCCCCTTTTTCCCTGGGACTTTTTCAAAAGGCGAGGGAGAGGAATATAGTCGAGCTCAATGCGCACGACATCAGGGATTATACGGAGGACAAGCACAGGACCGTCGACGACGCGCCATACGGAGGCGGAGGCGGAATGCTCATGAAACCCGGACCTATAGGCCGTGCGATAGAGCGCATAAAGAACGCGGACTCGAATTCTCTCGTTATAATGACGACGCCAGGCGGCGAGATATTCTCCGACGAGACCGCGCGCGAGCTCTCGGGCTACGATCAGCTCGTCATCGTTTGCGGGAGATACGAGGGTATCGATGAAAGGGTAAGGGAGCTGTACGTCGACAGGGAGATTTCGATAGGAGATTACGTCCTTTCAGGCGGGGAGCATGCGGCGGCCGTGATCGTGGACAGCGTTTCGAGATTCATTCCCGGGTTCCTCGGGAACGTACAGTCGCCGGAAAGCGACTCGTTTAAGGAATGGCTCCTTGAATACCCCCAGTACACGAGGCCCGAGGATTATATGGGCCGCAAGGTTCCTGACGTGCTCCTCTCGGGCAACCACCAGGAAATCGGGGAGTGGAGGAGAAAGGAAAGCATAAAGAGGACTTACCTCGGGAGACCCGAGCTCCTCGACAGGGCGAGGCTGACACTCCACGATATAAGTACCATCAACGATTTGAAAAAGACCGAACGCCCCAATTTTAAAGCGTATATTGCATTAGTGCATTATCCCGTATACAATAATCGGCTCGCGATCATAACCACGGCGTTCACGAACCTGGACGTCCACGACATTTCCAGGGCAGGTAAAACTTACGGGATCGAGAAATTTTATCTCGTTCAGCCCAACAGCGAGCAGCAGAAGCTGGTCGAGCGGGTGATCAGGCACTGGACAGAGGGCGAGGGGCCCGGGCTCAACAGGTCGAGGACGGAAGCGCTCGAATTCGTGGCAGTGATGGACACGCTCGCGGACGCGGTAAAGGACATAGAGAAAGTCGAGGGCAGGATGCCTAAACTGGTCGTCACGGACGCACGCCCCCGGGACAATATGATTGGTTACGGCGAGCTCAGGGAAATTATGACTGAAAGCAACGATCCGTTTTTGCTTATATTCGGGACCGGCTGGGGACTCTCGGAGGAGATAATGGAAGCAGCCGATTACACGCTCAAGCCCGTCAGCGGATATACCGGGTATAACCACCTTTCCGTGAGATCGGCCGCGGCAATCATCCTCGACAGGCTATTTTCATGTACAATATGA